ATTCACAGGCGTAGTGGGCAAGCGTGTCGATATGTATTCGTTTTGCAATTTCAAATAAAGGAATGTTGCATGAGTATGCCAGGCATTCTTCGGTTGAAACTCTACCGTGTCCGGTATGTTTGTTGCAGTAATATTTTCGATCTTTAAAAGTCGTGTATCCAGTACAGGTAAAATGTGAATCAGTTGAGATTAACTTCTCTTCGAGCGCTGCAGCAATGGTAACAAGTTTAAAAACTGAAGCGGGCGGATAACTTGCATTAAAAGCTCTGTTTAAAAATATTTTTTGCTTTTGAATGTCTTGCCATTCTTGCTTGGATAAGGTTTTTGAAAAAATAGTTGGTTGAAAGTTTGGCTTAGAAACTAAAGCTTTAATCAGTCCAGTTCTTGGATCAAATAAAATACAAGATCCTTCAATTTGATCATCCATACACTCTTCTACCATCTTTTGCATTTCAAGATCGATACTTGTTAAAATATCTTCCCCGCAAGATCCTTTTTTGATTTCTTGGCAGTCAAGCATAGATCCAAAAGAATTAATTGATTGTCTTAATATTCCAGGATCTCCTCGCAAAGTCTGCTCACATATTTTCTCTAGGCCCATTTTTCCAGCAGTGTCGATGTGAATATCTCCAAGGTAGCCAAGGATATGGCTTGCGAGCTTGTCGTAAGGGTAGAACCTTTCAAATCTTGTCTTAAACGAAAGATTTAACACGTCTGAGCATTGTTCAGCAATTAAACACAGTTGTTGATTTGTGATGCTTGGCGCTATGATAATTTCGGTTGAAAATTTTTCAGCGCGTTTGATTTTTTGTTTTGGTATTGGCTCATATTCTAAAATTTCATTAATTTTAGTAATCGCTTTTTCTTGTTGTTCACTCAGTCGAAGGTTTCCAGAGCCTTTCCATAAAAGTTCTGTAACTGGTTGGTTTGTGGCAAGAGAGATTCCATTACAGTCTAAAATGTTTCCACGCTGTGCAGGAACAGTTTTGAATCGTAAAAAGTTGTTTGTCCCAGAGTTTGCAAACTTTTGATATTTGATAA
This Candidatus Dependentiae bacterium DNA region includes the following protein-coding sequences:
- a CDS encoding penicillin-binding transpeptidase domain-containing protein, producing the protein MHSPQRQYNKKLTNMVLFVLFYFGIIACRLVYLQIIKYQKFANSGTNNFLRFKTVPAQRGNILDCNGISLATNQPVTELLWKGSGNLRLSEQQEKAITKINEILEYEPIPKQKIKRAEKFSTEIIIAPSITNQQLCLIAEQCSDVLNLSFKTRFERFYPYDKLASHILGYLGDIHIDTAGKMGLEKICEQTLRGDPGILRQSINSFGSMLDCQEIKKGSCGEDILTSIDLEMQKMVEECMDDQIEGSCILFDPRTGLIKALVSKPNFQPTIFSKTLSKQEWQDIQKQKIFLNRAFNASYPPASVFKLVTIAAALEEKLISTDSHFTCTGYTTFKDRKYYCNKHTGHGRVSTEECLAYSCNIPLFEIAKRIHIDTLAHYACEFGLGSKTNVPFSEQYGLVPTNEWKIEHKGERWWTGETLSASIGQSFLLVTPIQVACMIGSIFTGYLIKPRIIIDSEIEKTPISIHPQTRQFLQACMKSATAIGSARRMNKIGNLTIFAKTGTAQTKTRPKDQDPEDIHELREHKEHAWFVSYFYTDDTQPLVLVMLLEHVGKSTFANAVARKFFVNYMRWTKSKKAL